Proteins encoded by one window of Yersinia massiliensis:
- a CDS encoding TonB-dependent receptor yields the protein MINNKKNDSGMPVLSALALATLLMTQSVKAADLQFNLAAQPLANAITNVAQQGQMHVIFDESELRNRRAPALNGRFSPQAALQQLLAGSGLELVASGKGYVIRPMLAVGINSGSMLLPTTSVMGEAGGRTGVDNLMSAPQVITSEEIRQRPTGNGNITELLRTNPSVQFSNSGNTSLTQGEIKPGAISIHGSSSYQNAYKLDGVSFNNDIDPASDGNGETITRVDSGDQGMYIDSRLIDSMTVFDNNVPVEFGGFTGGTVDVTSRRWRGENSAHVFYRETRSAWNKVFTDPDMEFDSSKNDTSRPARYQPKYNKQSFGGWFEAGITDNMGIVFSASQRLSDIPTYTTGGDGLQITPGNELEVVSATPGYRSQKRVSDNYFAKLSWDANERTSAHLSANYSAYTSTLFSSNVINSGYDNDHNGLSTTLQLEHRFDIASLDFTAGYQRLTDERTNDVKDFYTLEDYMTDWRNPQFYNNGGQGDLTTRQNSATAKGVLRFNEFTALGLQHTPNLGFEFNKTTARYLRDRDYYRYKFSAAVDDIASLTDASYITRFRAGNYEAGYTNYALFLDDSMQYGRLTVRPGVRLDRDDFVQKTNIAPRLSSSLDLFGTGDTVLIAGANRYYGRSMLTYALYEAQNAGMEHCYYFCSLNPSENDWDGVKDFEGIDSLSTPYNDELSFALQQQVMQSTWRLQYVHREGYDEVRSRTKYRNPNGAAQARIRTFDNGGRSSNDNVSLSVSNSKPWELASTTHAFTGSLSWQQSKSNTPKDQGYAFFDPNTKLDSDKVWYDGKVINAADLPSTNFNSPWRLNLELTSEWQEYNLTFYNLWQWRSSRSQAVRYQNEYYTDTNTGTQMLKYEKTHFASNFIWDSKVTWQPDFAYGVGISVEVNNLLNKRNVADTFVYGDRVLHSYDPGRQFWLQLSYDL from the coding sequence ATGATAAATAATAAAAAGAATGATTCTGGGATGCCTGTTCTCTCTGCTTTGGCGCTGGCAACGCTATTGATGACACAAAGTGTCAAGGCAGCGGATTTACAGTTCAATCTTGCCGCACAACCGCTGGCAAATGCGATTACCAATGTGGCCCAGCAGGGCCAGATGCATGTGATTTTTGATGAGTCTGAGTTACGCAATCGGCGTGCGCCAGCTTTAAACGGCCGCTTTAGCCCGCAAGCCGCATTACAGCAATTGTTGGCGGGCAGTGGCTTGGAACTGGTCGCCAGTGGCAAGGGCTATGTGATTCGCCCGATGCTAGCCGTCGGTATCAATTCCGGCAGTATGCTACTGCCGACCACCTCGGTCATGGGGGAAGCGGGGGGCCGTACTGGCGTAGATAATTTGATGTCTGCTCCGCAGGTGATTACTTCTGAAGAGATCCGCCAGCGCCCAACCGGTAACGGTAATATCACCGAGTTGCTGCGCACCAACCCCTCGGTTCAATTTTCTAATAGCGGCAACACCAGCCTGACGCAAGGTGAAATCAAACCTGGCGCGATCTCGATTCACGGCTCATCGAGTTATCAAAACGCCTACAAACTTGACGGTGTCAGCTTCAATAACGATATCGATCCCGCCAGTGATGGCAATGGCGAAACCATCACCCGTGTCGACAGTGGCGATCAGGGCATGTACATCGATAGCCGGTTGATCGACAGCATGACGGTGTTCGACAACAACGTCCCGGTGGAATTTGGTGGTTTTACCGGCGGCACCGTAGATGTCACCAGCCGCCGCTGGCGCGGTGAAAACAGCGCCCATGTTTTCTACCGTGAAACTCGCTCGGCGTGGAACAAGGTATTCACCGATCCCGACATGGAGTTCGACAGTTCGAAAAACGATACCAGTCGCCCTGCGCGCTATCAGCCCAAATACAATAAGCAAAGTTTTGGTGGCTGGTTCGAGGCCGGAATTACCGACAACATGGGCATCGTGTTTTCCGCCTCACAGCGCCTCTCCGATATTCCCACTTACACCACCGGCGGTGATGGCCTGCAAATAACGCCGGGCAATGAGCTAGAAGTGGTGTCCGCGACGCCCGGCTATCGTAGCCAGAAACGGGTATCAGACAACTATTTTGCCAAACTCTCTTGGGATGCCAATGAGCGCACCAGCGCCCATCTCTCGGCTAATTATTCGGCCTACACCAGCACGCTGTTTTCAAGCAACGTCATTAACTCCGGTTATGACAATGACCATAACGGCTTAAGCACCACGTTACAGTTAGAGCATCGATTTGATATCGCCAGTCTGGATTTTACCGCCGGTTATCAGCGTTTGACCGACGAGCGCACCAATGATGTGAAGGATTTTTACACCTTAGAAGATTACATGACCGATTGGCGTAACCCGCAGTTCTACAACAATGGTGGACAAGGGGATTTGACCACTCGCCAGAACAGCGCCACGGCTAAAGGGGTGTTGCGCTTTAATGAATTCACTGCTTTGGGCCTACAGCACACGCCTAATCTTGGTTTCGAATTCAATAAAACCACCGCCCGTTACCTGCGTGACCGGGATTACTACCGCTATAAATTCAGTGCTGCTGTTGATGATATTGCCTCGCTGACTGACGCCAGTTACATCACCCGATTCCGTGCCGGTAATTATGAGGCGGGCTATACCAACTATGCGCTGTTTTTGGATGACAGCATGCAGTATGGCCGCCTGACGGTTCGCCCTGGTGTGCGTTTGGACCGCGATGATTTTGTTCAGAAAACCAATATCGCGCCGCGCCTTAGCAGCAGCCTCGATCTGTTTGGCACCGGTGATACGGTGCTGATTGCGGGGGCTAACCGCTACTATGGTCGCTCAATGCTGACCTACGCATTATACGAAGCGCAAAATGCGGGCATGGAACACTGTTACTACTTCTGCTCGCTGAATCCGTCAGAGAATGATTGGGATGGCGTAAAAGATTTTGAAGGCATCGACAGCTTATCGACGCCCTATAACGATGAGTTGAGTTTTGCCCTACAGCAGCAAGTGATGCAGAGCACTTGGCGCTTGCAGTACGTTCACCGTGAAGGCTATGACGAAGTGCGCAGCCGCACGAAATACCGTAACCCCAATGGCGCCGCTCAAGCCCGTATCCGTACCTTTGATAACGGCGGGCGTAGCAGCAATGACAACGTTTCACTCTCGGTCAGCAACAGCAAACCTTGGGAACTGGCTTCAACGACTCATGCCTTTACGGGGTCATTGAGTTGGCAGCAAAGTAAGAGTAATACCCCGAAAGATCAGGGCTATGCCTTCTTTGACCCGAACACCAAGCTGGATTCAGACAAAGTGTGGTACGACGGCAAAGTCATCAATGCCGCGGATCTGCCCTCCACCAACTTTAACTCACCGTGGCGGCTCAATCTGGAGCTCACCAGTGAATGGCAAGAATATAACCTGACTTTCTATAACTTGTGGCAATGGCGCAGTTCACGCAGTCAGGCCGTGCGCTATCAGAATGAGTATTACACCGACACTAATACCGGCACACAGATGCTGAAATACGAGAAAACACACTTTGCCAGTAACTTTATCTGGGATAGCAAAGTGACTTGGCAGCCAGATTTTGCCTATGGCGTCGGTATCTCGGTTGAGGTGAATAACCTGCTGAATAAGCGCAATGTGGCCGACACCTTTGTTTACGGTGACCGTGTCCTGCACTCCTATGACCCAGGCCGTCAATTCTGGCTGCAACTGAGTTATGACCTCTAA
- a CDS encoding FecR family protein: MMSDSRSLNAEIDEQAALWFSRSQARRLTNEEQQQLDTWLQIAPSHAEAYRQMQQIWGECALIPRPVSAPQPKKHLSRWRPLRSCAAGLFFLVALLLPMSQLPLLLTNDIQLQTAQNSREIVLSDGTRVHVNRHSQIRVHYAKENRQLWLDQGEIFLQVASNKTRPFLVYAGESQVKVVGTAFDVRYEKGEVAVAVKQGIVAMTGRPNMAAVMLHAGDRAQLIPEKKSLLLSQLPAAEIGEWRSGQLLFRNRPLGELLSELQRYRQGNIELIDASLAQLPVSGSLDLNRPDEFLDSLPLLLAVNVSHDDKGNVLISRDLNNDKK, translated from the coding sequence ATGATGAGTGATAGCCGTTCTCTGAATGCTGAAATCGATGAACAAGCGGCGCTGTGGTTTAGCCGTAGCCAAGCACGACGCCTCACCAACGAGGAGCAGCAGCAACTCGATACATGGCTGCAAATTGCCCCCTCTCATGCCGAGGCTTATCGCCAAATGCAGCAGATTTGGGGAGAGTGCGCATTGATACCTCGCCCAGTGAGTGCACCTCAACCGAAAAAACACCTCAGCCGTTGGCGGCCCTTACGCAGTTGTGCCGCTGGGCTATTTTTCTTAGTTGCTCTGCTGCTGCCGATGAGCCAGCTACCTCTATTACTGACCAATGATATCCAACTGCAAACCGCTCAAAACAGCCGTGAGATTGTGCTCTCTGATGGCACCCGAGTACATGTGAATCGTCATTCCCAAATTCGCGTCCATTACGCGAAAGAAAACCGCCAACTCTGGCTGGATCAGGGCGAAATCTTCTTGCAAGTGGCATCGAATAAAACCCGCCCCTTCTTAGTCTATGCGGGCGAGAGTCAGGTGAAGGTGGTGGGAACGGCGTTTGATGTGCGCTACGAAAAAGGCGAGGTCGCGGTTGCCGTGAAGCAAGGCATTGTCGCCATGACGGGTAGGCCGAATATGGCCGCAGTGATGCTCCATGCCGGAGACAGAGCGCAACTGATACCGGAGAAAAAAAGTTTGCTACTCAGCCAATTACCGGCCGCTGAAATCGGTGAGTGGCGCAGTGGGCAACTGTTATTCCGTAACCGGCCATTGGGTGAATTACTGTCTGAATTACAGCGCTATCGGCAGGGCAATATTGAGCTTATCGACGCCAGTTTGGCACAGCTACCGGTTTCCGGTTCACTGGATTTGAATCGCCCCGACGAGTTCCTTGACTCGCTCCCGCTACTTTTAGCGGTGAATGTGAGTCATGACGATAAAGGTAATGTCTTGATTTCACGTGATTTAAATAACGACAAAAAATAA
- a CDS encoding RNA polymerase sigma factor, with amino-acid sequence MEKPPSNKVSLAYQSTYGQLVSFFRKRLDNASDATDLSQDVFALWLKRAKETPVEHSRAFLFKIAHRVLIDHWRAAGKQRMAMTQSHDEVSPEPEMAPAGADPHHVLEQQQRLSRLEEALNSLSPRRREAFLMHRFDGLSQTEVAERMGISVSMVEKHIAGALLHCKRYVAEQGSEQHDE; translated from the coding sequence ATGGAAAAACCGCCATCAAACAAAGTGAGTCTGGCTTACCAGAGCACTTATGGTCAGTTGGTCAGCTTCTTTCGCAAAAGGCTGGATAATGCCAGCGACGCTACCGATCTGTCGCAAGATGTCTTTGCGTTGTGGCTAAAGCGAGCGAAAGAGACGCCAGTCGAGCATTCGCGGGCATTTCTCTTTAAGATTGCCCACCGGGTGTTGATTGATCATTGGCGAGCGGCGGGCAAGCAGCGCATGGCGATGACGCAAAGCCATGATGAAGTGTCACCGGAGCCAGAAATGGCACCCGCTGGCGCCGATCCACATCATGTGTTGGAGCAACAGCAACGCTTGAGCCGATTGGAAGAGGCACTCAACAGCCTGAGTCCGCGCCGTCGTGAAGCGTTTTTGATGCATCGTTTTGATGGCTTATCGCAGACTGAGGTGGCGGAGAGAATGGGGATTTCTGTCAGTATGGTCGAAAAACATATCGCAGGTGCCTTGTTGCATTGCAAACGCTACGTTGCTGAACAAGGGAGTGAGCAACATGATGAGTGA
- a CDS encoding energy transducer TonB gives MAAAFMLNWISKMPPQGMLPPAVLIELTLYQQAKSLPLDVPHGPQQNMAAPDDAPPEKQPEDLPKLTASPNGTHAIRPEKVVQKKKITPVKVRTDTPLPVVAEKAAPTTSAPVSGDSHKNAATFSSEASAAMSGKASWQSDVLAHLARYKRYPREALRYRLEGVSHIRFVVDHQGKVLNAALFSSSGAKILDREAMVLISRAQPLPIPPVELLKNGVIELIAPIAYNVKG, from the coding sequence ATGGCCGCTGCTTTCATGCTCAATTGGATCAGCAAAATGCCCCCTCAGGGGATGCTTCCACCTGCGGTGTTGATCGAGCTAACGCTCTATCAGCAGGCAAAATCCCTCCCTCTGGATGTCCCGCACGGGCCACAGCAAAATATGGCGGCACCGGATGATGCGCCACCGGAAAAACAGCCAGAAGATCTGCCGAAGTTAACTGCGTCCCCTAATGGCACTCATGCCATCAGACCGGAGAAGGTGGTGCAGAAGAAAAAAATCACGCCGGTCAAAGTGCGAACAGATACGCCTCTGCCGGTTGTCGCAGAAAAAGCGGCCCCGACCACCAGCGCCCCAGTGTCGGGAGATAGCCACAAAAATGCCGCGACATTCTCCAGTGAAGCCTCCGCTGCCATGAGTGGTAAAGCCTCGTGGCAAAGCGATGTACTGGCACACTTGGCGCGTTATAAACGCTACCCACGGGAGGCATTGCGTTATCGTCTAGAGGGCGTTAGCCACATACGATTTGTTGTTGATCATCAAGGGAAAGTACTCAACGCCGCGCTATTTTCCAGCTCAGGCGCGAAGATTTTAGATCGCGAAGCCATGGTATTGATCTCACGCGCCCAGCCGCTGCCGATCCCGCCCGTTGAGCTATTAAAAAATGGCGTCATTGAGTTGATTGCACCCATTGCTTATAACGTGAAGGGATGA
- a CDS encoding type II toxin-antitoxin system RelE/ParE family toxin, giving the protein MIENFRDGQLGSLAQFHRNKKRSKDILVTIESALARKLDIIEYATTERSLFAPPSNHYERLSGSLAGWSSIRVNIQWRLIFRWRDDAAHDVYLDPHKY; this is encoded by the coding sequence ATGATTGAAAACTTTAGAGATGGCCAACTGGGTTCATTAGCCCAGTTCCATCGGAACAAAAAGCGGAGCAAGGATATTCTCGTCACCATAGAATCAGCACTGGCGCGTAAGCTCGATATTATCGAATACGCGACCACTGAACGTTCCTTATTTGCGCCCCCAAGTAATCATTACGAGCGCTTATCAGGTTCACTGGCAGGATGGTCAAGCATTCGAGTCAACATACAATGGCGATTAATTTTTCGTTGGCGAGATGACGCAGCACACGATGTTTATCTTGATCCACATAAATACTAG
- a CDS encoding HigA family addiction module antitoxin, whose protein sequence is MDTISREPTTVGIMLLEEFMKPLNITQAKLGEALNLSRPRIAEILSGKRRISIEESVMLAALFETDPDFWINVQAGHDRWEARQMMATKTDLKPFRALLAR, encoded by the coding sequence ATGGATACTATTTCACGTGAACCAACCACAGTCGGCATTATGCTACTGGAAGAGTTTATGAAGCCGCTTAATATCACGCAGGCAAAACTAGGTGAAGCACTGAATCTGTCACGCCCTCGTATTGCTGAGATACTCAGTGGCAAGCGTCGTATCAGTATTGAAGAATCCGTAATGTTGGCAGCATTGTTTGAAACAGACCCAGATTTTTGGATTAATGTTCAAGCTGGTCATGATCGCTGGGAAGCGCGGCAAATGATGGCGACCAAAACAGATTTAAAGCCATTTAGGGCGTTACTGGCGAGGTGA
- the yedF gene encoding sulfurtransferase-like selenium metabolism protein YedF, protein MSHSPAKPIVPDYRLDMVGEPCPYPAVATLEAMPQLKPGEILEVISDCPQSINNIPLDARNYGYTVLDIQQDGPTIRYLIQR, encoded by the coding sequence ATGAGTCATTCACCAGCAAAACCTATCGTGCCTGATTACCGTTTGGATATGGTGGGTGAACCCTGCCCATACCCAGCGGTAGCCACGCTAGAAGCCATGCCACAGCTGAAGCCAGGTGAAATTTTGGAAGTGATCAGCGACTGCCCGCAATCGATCAATAACATTCCGTTGGATGCCCGAAATTACGGTTATACCGTGCTGGATATCCAGCAAGATGGCCCCACGATCCGCTATTTGATTCAGCGCTGA
- the yedE gene encoding selenium metabolism membrane protein YedE/FdhT: MSWQTFKSDYLVRFWAPLPAVIAAGILSTYYFGLTGTFWAVTGEFTRWGGHLMQLFGAHPQEWGYFKVIGLEGTPLDRIDGMMIIGMFAGCIAAALWANNVKLRKPQHGIRIAQALVGGIIAGFGARLAMGCNLAAFFTGIPQFSLHAWFFALATAAGSYFGAKFTLLPLFRIPVKLQKVTSAAPLTQHPARAARRFRLGMVVFVLAVSWSLIELFRHPKLGIAMLCGIGFGLLIERAQICFTSAFRDLWITGRTHMAKAIILGMAVSAIGIFSYVQLGVAPKILWAGPNAVIGGLLFGFGIVLAGGCETGWMYRAVEGQIHYWWVGLGNIIGATILAYYWDDFAPALATNYDKVNLLQTFGPIGGLLVTYLMLAIAFAAMLWWEKHFFRQQKARQQNAAASLPAKESL, translated from the coding sequence GTGAGCTGGCAAACGTTTAAATCTGATTATCTGGTGCGCTTTTGGGCGCCGCTGCCTGCCGTGATAGCGGCGGGGATTCTCTCGACGTATTACTTTGGTTTAACCGGTACTTTTTGGGCGGTAACCGGCGAATTCACACGCTGGGGTGGCCATTTAATGCAGCTGTTTGGTGCGCATCCACAAGAGTGGGGCTACTTTAAAGTTATCGGGCTGGAAGGCACACCGTTAGATCGTATTGATGGCATGATGATCATCGGTATGTTTGCCGGATGTATCGCCGCTGCGCTCTGGGCCAATAACGTGAAATTACGTAAGCCGCAGCACGGTATTCGCATTGCGCAGGCACTGGTGGGCGGCATTATTGCTGGCTTCGGTGCTCGCTTGGCAATGGGGTGCAATTTGGCCGCGTTCTTTACCGGTATTCCACAGTTCTCATTGCATGCGTGGTTCTTTGCCTTGGCCACGGCGGCTGGCTCCTATTTTGGTGCCAAATTCACGCTCTTACCGCTGTTTCGTATCCCGGTGAAATTACAGAAAGTCACATCGGCTGCGCCGCTGACTCAACATCCTGCCCGAGCCGCGCGGCGTTTTCGCTTGGGTATGGTGGTGTTTGTTTTAGCAGTGAGTTGGTCATTGATTGAGCTATTCCGCCACCCTAAATTGGGCATTGCCATGTTATGCGGCATTGGCTTCGGGTTGTTGATTGAACGGGCACAGATTTGCTTTACCTCGGCGTTCCGCGACCTGTGGATCACTGGTCGTACCCATATGGCAAAAGCCATTATTCTGGGGATGGCAGTGAGTGCCATCGGTATCTTCAGTTACGTACAACTGGGCGTCGCGCCCAAAATTTTATGGGCAGGGCCGAACGCCGTGATCGGCGGTTTGTTGTTTGGTTTTGGTATCGTTCTGGCGGGGGGCTGTGAAACGGGCTGGATGTACCGCGCGGTGGAAGGCCAGATTCACTATTGGTGGGTGGGGCTGGGGAATATTATTGGCGCGACAATCTTGGCCTACTACTGGGACGATTTTGCCCCTGCGTTGGCGACCAATTATGACAAGGTCAATCTGCTGCAAACCTTCGGGCCGATCGGGGGATTACTGGTCACTTACTTGATGCTGGCTATCGCCTTTGCCGCCATGCTGTGGTGGGAAAAACACTTTTTCCGTCAGCAAAAGGCCCGCCAACAGAATGCTGCCGCATCCCTCCCTGCTAAGGAGTCACTATGA